In the Gossypium arboreum isolate Shixiya-1 chromosome 10, ASM2569848v2, whole genome shotgun sequence genome, one interval contains:
- the LOC108487377 gene encoding peptide deformylase 1B, chloroplastic/mitochondrial isoform X3: MACASWLHLHSSSLTRVILPILHHPTALLHRFNIFTSPARFTSSVNQTNPLLTPVHAQAKRGFSSKDHKISSAEDLQFEPPLKIVEYPDPILRKRNKRIDTFDENLKKLVDEMFDVMYKTDGIGLSAPQVGINVQLMVFDPVGERGEGQEIVLVNPRVAKYSKKMVLFNEGCLSFPRIYADVQRPESVKIDAQDISGARFTIDLSELPARVFQHEFDHLQGILFFDRMTDEVLDGIRKQLEILSFWGEI, encoded by the exons ATGGCTTGCGCGAGTTGGCTCCACCTCCACTCTTCGTCTCTAACACGCGTTATCCTTCCCATTCTGCACCACCCCACCGCCTTACTTCACCGGTTCAACATTTTCACTTCACCTGCTCGGTTCACTTCCTCGGTAAACCAAACCAATCCTCTTCTAACTCCGGTCCACGCACAAGCCAAGCGAGGTTTCTCTTCCAAAGACCACAAAATTTCTTCTG CGGAGGATCTCCAGTTTGAGCCGCCGCTGAAAATAGTGGAGTATCCGGACCCCATATTGCGGAAGAGAAATAAACGAATAGACACGTTTGATGAGAATTTGAAGAAACTTGTCGATGAGATGTTCGACGTTATGTACAA AACTGATGGCATTGGTCTCTCAGCTCCACAAGTAGGAATTAATGTCCAACTGATGGTGTTTGATCCCGTTGGCGAGCGAGGTGAAGGGCAAGAAATTGTTCTTGTAAATCCGAGAGTTGCGAAATATTCAAAGAAGATGGTGCTGTTTAATGAAGGCTGCTTATCTTTTCCAAGAATCTATGCTGATGTTCAG AGGCCAGAATCTGTAAAGATTGATGCACAAGATATTAGTGGTGCGAGGTTTACAATTGATTTATCAGAGCTTCCGGCACGGGTTTTTCAACATGAATTTGACCATCTTCAG GGGATTTTGTTTTTTGACAGAATGACTGACGAAGTTCTTGACGGCATTCGCAAACAGTTAGAG ATTTTGTCTTTTTGGGGAGAGATATGA
- the LOC108487377 gene encoding peptide deformylase 1B, chloroplastic/mitochondrial isoform X2, protein MACASWLHLHSSSLTRVILPILHHPTALLHRFNIFTSPARFTSSVNQTNPLLTPVHAQAKRGFSSKDHKISSAEDLQFEPPLKIVEYPDPILRKRNKRIDTFDENLKKLVDEMFDVMYKTDGIGLSAPQVGINVQLMVFDPVGERGEGQEIVLVNPRVAKYSKKMVLFNEGCLSFPRIYADVQRPESVKIDAQDISGARFTIDLSELPARVFQHEFDHLQGILFFDRMTDEVLDGIRKQLECVIFFQILSFWGEI, encoded by the exons ATGGCTTGCGCGAGTTGGCTCCACCTCCACTCTTCGTCTCTAACACGCGTTATCCTTCCCATTCTGCACCACCCCACCGCCTTACTTCACCGGTTCAACATTTTCACTTCACCTGCTCGGTTCACTTCCTCGGTAAACCAAACCAATCCTCTTCTAACTCCGGTCCACGCACAAGCCAAGCGAGGTTTCTCTTCCAAAGACCACAAAATTTCTTCTG CGGAGGATCTCCAGTTTGAGCCGCCGCTGAAAATAGTGGAGTATCCGGACCCCATATTGCGGAAGAGAAATAAACGAATAGACACGTTTGATGAGAATTTGAAGAAACTTGTCGATGAGATGTTCGACGTTATGTACAA AACTGATGGCATTGGTCTCTCAGCTCCACAAGTAGGAATTAATGTCCAACTGATGGTGTTTGATCCCGTTGGCGAGCGAGGTGAAGGGCAAGAAATTGTTCTTGTAAATCCGAGAGTTGCGAAATATTCAAAGAAGATGGTGCTGTTTAATGAAGGCTGCTTATCTTTTCCAAGAATCTATGCTGATGTTCAG AGGCCAGAATCTGTAAAGATTGATGCACAAGATATTAGTGGTGCGAGGTTTACAATTGATTTATCAGAGCTTCCGGCACGGGTTTTTCAACATGAATTTGACCATCTTCAG GGGATTTTGTTTTTTGACAGAATGACTGACGAAGTTCTTGACGGCATTCGCAAACAGTTAGAG TGTGTAATCTTCTTTCAGATTTTGTCTTTTTGGGGAGAGATATGA
- the LOC108487377 gene encoding peptide deformylase 1B, chloroplastic/mitochondrial isoform X1 codes for MACASWLHLHSSSLTRVILPILHHPTALLHRFNIFTSPARFTSSVNQTNPLLTPVHAQAKRGFSSKDHKISSAEDLQFEPPLKIVEYPDPILRKRNKRIDTFDENLKKLVDEMFDVMYKTDGIGLSAPQVGINVQLMVFDPVGERGEGQEIVLVNPRVAKYSKKMVLFNEGCLSFPRIYADVQRPESVKIDAQDISGARFTIDLSELPARVFQHEFDHLQGILFFDRMTDEVLDGIRKQLEELEKKYENKTGLPSPEKVETRKRKKAGVGFGK; via the exons ATGGCTTGCGCGAGTTGGCTCCACCTCCACTCTTCGTCTCTAACACGCGTTATCCTTCCCATTCTGCACCACCCCACCGCCTTACTTCACCGGTTCAACATTTTCACTTCACCTGCTCGGTTCACTTCCTCGGTAAACCAAACCAATCCTCTTCTAACTCCGGTCCACGCACAAGCCAAGCGAGGTTTCTCTTCCAAAGACCACAAAATTTCTTCTG CGGAGGATCTCCAGTTTGAGCCGCCGCTGAAAATAGTGGAGTATCCGGACCCCATATTGCGGAAGAGAAATAAACGAATAGACACGTTTGATGAGAATTTGAAGAAACTTGTCGATGAGATGTTCGACGTTATGTACAA AACTGATGGCATTGGTCTCTCAGCTCCACAAGTAGGAATTAATGTCCAACTGATGGTGTTTGATCCCGTTGGCGAGCGAGGTGAAGGGCAAGAAATTGTTCTTGTAAATCCGAGAGTTGCGAAATATTCAAAGAAGATGGTGCTGTTTAATGAAGGCTGCTTATCTTTTCCAAGAATCTATGCTGATGTTCAG AGGCCAGAATCTGTAAAGATTGATGCACAAGATATTAGTGGTGCGAGGTTTACAATTGATTTATCAGAGCTTCCGGCACGGGTTTTTCAACATGAATTTGACCATCTTCAG GGGATTTTGTTTTTTGACAGAATGACTGACGAAGTTCTTGACGGCATTCGCAAACAGTTAGAG gaattagaaaagaaatatgaaaataaGACTGGACTCCCCAGCCCTGAAAAGGTAGAAACTCGAAAAAGGAAGAAAGCCGGTGTTGGTTTTGGAAAATAA